One Longimicrobium sp. genomic window, CGCCTGGGCGACCTGCGGCGGGCGGTCGGGCTGGTGAGCCAGGACGTGTTCCTCTTCCACGGCACCGTGCGCGAGAACATCGCCTACGGGTCGTTCGGCGCCACGGACGAGGAGGTGGTGCGCGCGGCGAAGCTGGCGGAGGCGCACGACTTCGTGGCCGCGCTGCCGCGGGGGTACGACACGGTGGTGGGCGAGCGGGGGCAGAAGCTCTCGGGCGGGCAGCGGCAGAGGCTCGCCATCGCCCGCGCCATCCTCAAGGACCCGCCGGTGCTGGTGCTGGACGAGGCGACGAGCGCCGTGGACAACGAGACGGAGGCCGCCATCCAGCGCTCGCTGGAGCACATCAGCCGGGGGCGGACGACCATCGCCATCGCGCACCGGCTCTCCACCGTCCGCAACGCGCATCGCATCTACGTGATGGACCGCGGCGAGATCGTGGAGCACGGCACGCACGAGGAGCTGCTGGCGGCGGACGGGACGTACGCGGCGCTCTGGCGGGTGCAGACGGGCGAGGCGGTGGGGGTGGAGTGATTCCCTTTGCCGAACGTTGATCGGTAGATCGGTACTCAAGATCTCCAACCAAATATCTCACACGGAGTCAACGGAGTTAACGGAGGGTTTTCTCTGTTGACTCCGTTGACTCCGTGTGAGGCCCTGTTGTTTTCCAGGTTTGTATCAGCGCATCTCGTCGAGAATCCCGCCGAGGACGTCGAGGGCGGCGTCGGCCTGCTCGTCGGTGAGGACGAAGGGCGGGGAGAGGGAGAGGACGTTGCCGTGGATGCCGCCGCCCAGGGTGAGCACGCCGCGCCGCAGCGACTCGACCACGACGCGGCCGGCCAGCTCGGGTGCTGGGATCCGGCTCTCCCGGTCGCGCACCAGCTCGACGCCGATCATCATCCCCCGGCCGCGCACCTCGCCGACGCGGGGGTGGTCGGCCGTCATCTCCTCCAGGCGGGCCTTGATGCGCGCGCCCAGCCCGGCGGAGCGCTCCACCAGCCGCTCCTCGCGCAGCACCCGGATGGAGGCGAGCGCGGCGGCGCAGCCCAGCGGGTGGCCCAGGAAGGTGGAGGTGTGGATGGCCTCGCCGCGGGAGCGGGGCCAGGCGCCCATCGCCGCCTCGGTGCCGATGCAGGCGGCGAAGGGGAGCCCGCCTGTCATCCCCTTCCCCACCACCAGCAGGTCGGGGGTCACGCCCCAGTGCTCGCCGGCGAACCAGCGCCCGGTGCGCCCGAAGCCGGTGTAGACCTCGTCGAAGACCAGCAGCAGTCCGCGCTCGTCGCAGATGCGGCGCAGCCCCGGGAGGAAGCCGTCGGGCGGCACCACGTCGCCGCCGCGGCCCTGGATCGGCTCCACGACGACGGCGCCGATCCCCTCCGAGGCGGTGCCCGGCGCGTCGAGCAGGTGCTCGACCCAGCGCAGGGTGGCCGCTCCCACCTCGTTGGGGTCGCGCCCGAAGGGGGAGCGGTACGGGTACGGGTACGGCGCGAAGACGGCGATCGGCGGGAGCTGCGCGGCGAAGGGAGCGCGGAAGTCCTCGCGGCCGGAGACGGAGAGCGCGCCGTAGGTGAGGCCGTGGTACGAGCCGTGGAACGCAAGCACGCGCGGCCGCCCCGTGGCAACGGCCGCCGTCTTGAGCGCCGCCTCCACCGCCTCGGCGCCGGAGCTGGCGAGCACGGCACGGGTGAGGCCGCCGGGCGCCACTTCGGCGAGCGCGCGCAGGAGGTCGACCTTGACGGCGGGCGGGTGCACGTCGCCCATCCCGTGCAGCAGCCGCCCCGCCTGCTCGCGCACGGCGGCCACGATGCGCGGGTGGGCGTGCCCCGGCCCGGCCACGGCGAAGGCGGCGGTGAGGTCCACGTAGACGTTGCCGTCCACGTCGCGCACGTTGGCGCCCCGCGCCTCGGCCCAGAACACGGGGAAGTCGTCCGCCAGGTAGGTGACGTTCGGCGACTCGACCCGCGCCAGCTCACCCCCCAGCCGCCGCGACTCGGGCCCCGGCGGCGGCACGCGCACGTCGGGGAGGAGCGTTCCCAGCATGGCCGGGGCGTCTGTCATCCCCACAGGAGAAGTGACGTCAGCCGCCACCAGCCAGCTCCTCCGGGTGCTCTTCACCGGCGATCTGCACGAGCACCGATCTGAGGTTCCCCATCATCGTCGTCGCGATGTTCCAGATCACGTCCTCGTCCAGCCGGTAGTAACTGTGGGCGATCACGTCTCGCAGTCCCACGATCTTTCGCCACGTAATTTCCGGATAGCGTGCACGCACCTCTTCCGGAATGTGCTTCGCGGCCTCGCCGAGAGTCAGCAGGTCGAGCAGGATGATCTTGCGCACCCTCTCGTCCGCGTCGAACTCCTCTCGGGTCAGACCATCGACCTCGCTGAGGACCGACTCCGCGGAAGCAATCATGTCGCCCAGGAACAGCCACCAGCTACGCGACACGGAGAGCCTCGCGCTCAATGGTTTCGCGAAGCCACGGCCGGAGCATCTTCCGCGTGGCGATATCGACGCGCCTGCCCAGCAGATCTTCCAGGTAGATCTTCAGGCCCATGTAGGAGTCGAAGGTCGGAGCGGACCTGAATTCGACCAGCACGTCGATGTCACTCTCGGGCGTGGCCTCGTCACGCGCCACCGAGCCGAACAGCGCGAGCGACTGCACGTCGAACTGCTGCCACTCGGCTCGATGCTCCTGCAGCACCCTCACCACCTGGTCGCGCCGCATGCCCGAGGTAGTCATCCTGTATCCCCTCGCATCTCTCTCGCTCACTCCCGCGGCGCGTGCTCGGCGATCCAGCGGGTCATCAGGTAGCGGTCGTGGTCGTGGAAGCCCAGGCGGCGGTAGAAGCCCTGCGCGCCGGTGTTCGCGCGCTCCACCTCCAGGTGCAGCGCCGCGACGCCCAGTTCGCGGCACGCCTCCACCGCCTTCGCGATGGCCCGGCGCCCCAGCCCGCCGCCGCGGAACGGCTCGCGCAGGTACAGCTCGTCCACGAAGGCGTCGCGGCCGGCGAACTCCAGGCTGTAGCCCAGCGTCAGCACCAGGTAGCCGGCCGGCTCGCCGTCCGCCCACGCCACCCACACGCGGCCCAGCGACTCGTCCGCCAGCAGCCGCGCGAGCGCCGTGCGCGCCCGCGCCTCGTCGAAGTACAGGCCGTCGTGCGCGTACAGTTCGCGCATCATCGCCACCACCACGTCCTCGTCGGCCGGCGCGGCGGGGGCGAAGGAAGCCTCCGCGTCAGCCGCGCCCACCGATCCACCCCCTCCGCCAGAAGAAGGCCAGGAGCCCCATCCCCACCAGCAGCATCCCCCCGATGGCGAAGGGCCAGTCCCAGTACCACGCCGCCTCGGGGTGGCGCAGGTTCATCCCGTAGAGCCCCGTCAGGAAGCCCAGGGGGATGAAGATCGAGGCGAAGACGGTGAGCACCTTCATCACCTCGTTCATCCGGTTGCTCACCGTGGACAGGTAGAGCTCGGTGAGCGAGGAGGCCACCTCGCGGTACGCCTCCACCAGGTCCAGGATCTGGAAGGCGTGGTCGTGCGTGTCGCGCAGGTACACGAGCGTCTCGGGGCGCACCAGCTCGCCCGGCTCGCGCAGCAGGGTGGCGAGCGCCTCGCGCAGGGGCCACATGGTGCGGCGCAGCGCCATCAGGTCGCGCTTGATCAGGTGCAGGTGCGCCACGCAGTGGTGCCGCGGCCGCTCGATCACCTCGTCCTCCAGGTCGTCCAGCGCGTCGGCGTACGTCTCCAGGACGGGGAAGCAGTGGTCGAGGATGGCGTCCAGGATGGCGTACGCCAGGTAGTCGGGGCCGGAGCAGCGGATGCGCGGGTGGCCGCTCCGGATGCGCTCGCGCACGGGCTCCAGCGGGTCGCCGGGGCGCTCCTGGAAGGTGACCACGAAGTCGGGGCCCAGGAAGATCCCGATCTGCTCCAGGTCCAGCTGGGGCGCCAGCCGCACCATCCGCGCGACGATGAACAGGTGCCCCTCGTACGCGTCGGCCTTGGGACGCTGGGGGACGTGCATGGCGTCTTCCAGCGCCAGCCGGTGCAGGCAGAAGATGTCGCCGATCTGCTGCACCGTCCCGGCGTGGCCCACGCCGTCGACGTTCACCCAGAGCACGGGCCACTTCCCGCGCATGTGGCGGACGGTCTCCAGGTCGTCGGCCACGTGCTCGCTCATCTCGTGCGGCGCGTAGCCGATCACCGTCACCCGCGGCGGCGTGGCGCCGGGGGCGGAGACGAGCACCCCCGGCTCGGCGCCCGGCGCGGGGCGCGCCACGCGCTGCAGCGGCTCCTCGAGCGCGGAGGCCGCGTGCGCCAGCGGCAGGCGGAAGAGGTCGCGGCGCTTCAAGTGCGAAGTCCTGGGTGCGAAGTGCGAGGCGCGGGGTAATCGCCCTCGCGTTGCTCCATAGGGACGAGGCCTGCCTCGACCGCGCCGGCCGCATCAATGCTCGCCGTGCGCACGAAATCAGCCCCCGCAGCCCGAAGGGCTTCCCGTGGTTCCAGCGAGCGTCTTCAGGCGCTCGTCACCGACGCTCGTCCCCGGCGCTCGTCACGGGACGCTCGCTACCGGCGCTCGTCGCCGCGCTCGCTACGAGGCGCTCCCGATCCGGCGTCCGCTCGTCACGACGGGCTCGGCACCGGCCCGGCCTCCGTGGCGTCCGATGCCGACGGCCGCGGCTCCGGGAAGGTGCCGCCCACCTCCGCCGCGGCGGCGATCATCTCCCGCGCGGCCCCGGCGTACCTGGCGACGGTGAACAGGCCGCCGCGCACCAGCCGCAGCTTCCCCTGCATCACCGCCGCGACCGGGTCCACCTCGCCGCCCAGGAGCCGCTTCCAGGTGGCCACGTCGGCGCGGAAGACGAAGGGCGCCGTCTCCACCTCGCCGTCCGCGGCCAGGCGCGCGCCGCGGCAGGCGCCCTGGTGCGCGTCGATGAACACCGAGCGGTCCGCCTCCACCCCTTGCGCGGGGTCGGCGCCCATGACCAGCACGATGGCGCCCTCCCACCCCGCGGCGGCCGTGCGGTACGCCTCGCGGCGGTTCAGGCCCTCGCAGCAGGCCCGGCTCCACTCCTCGGTGAACACCTCGATCGGCATCGCGTCTCCCGGCAAGGCAGGCGGCTGGTGGTTTCGTATTCGCGTTCGATCCATCCACGCGCGGTGACGAAGGGTAAGCCGCGTGCAGGCGTGCGGCAACCGCGGTGCATCCGGGAACCTGCGCCGCGTGCGAGTGATTCGTTCGGATAGGCGGCCACTCATCGGCCGCGGGCGACCTCACCGGCCGATCCCGATCCCCCCAATCATCCGCTCTCCCGACCGATGGCCGAAACCAGGGACAGGCCCCGCCACCACTGGATCGTGCGCGCGACGCACTGGGTGAACGTGGCGGCGCTCACCCTCATGATCGCGAGCGGGCTGCGCATCTTCAACGCGTACCCGCAGTTCGCGCGCAAGGGCGAGGAGTTCTGCTGCTGGCCGTGGGAGGGCACCCCGATCCCGGCCTGGCTCACCTTCGGCGGGTGGCTGGCGGGCGCGCGCAACTGGCACTTCGCGATGATGTGGGTGCTGGCGCTGAACGGCCTGGTCTACCTGGCCTTCGTCTACCTGCACGGCGAGTGGCGCGACCTGGTGCCGCGCCGGCGCGACCCGCGCGACGCGTGGGAGATGGTCAAGTTCTACC contains:
- a CDS encoding nucleotidyltransferase family protein, producing MRRDQVVRVLQEHRAEWQQFDVQSLALFGSVARDEATPESDIDVLVEFRSAPTFDSYMGLKIYLEDLLGRRVDIATRKMLRPWLRETIEREALRVA
- the corA gene encoding magnesium/cobalt transporter CorA, producing the protein MKRRDLFRLPLAHAASALEEPLQRVARPAPGAEPGVLVSAPGATPPRVTVIGYAPHEMSEHVADDLETVRHMRGKWPVLWVNVDGVGHAGTVQQIGDIFCLHRLALEDAMHVPQRPKADAYEGHLFIVARMVRLAPQLDLEQIGIFLGPDFVVTFQERPGDPLEPVRERIRSGHPRIRCSGPDYLAYAILDAILDHCFPVLETYADALDDLEDEVIERPRHHCVAHLHLIKRDLMALRRTMWPLREALATLLREPGELVRPETLVYLRDTHDHAFQILDLVEAYREVASSLTELYLSTVSNRMNEVMKVLTVFASIFIPLGFLTGLYGMNLRHPEAAWYWDWPFAIGGMLLVGMGLLAFFWRRGWIGGRG
- a CDS encoding DUF86 domain-containing protein yields the protein MSRSWWLFLGDMIASAESVLSEVDGLTREEFDADERVRKIILLDLLTLGEAAKHIPEEVRARYPEITWRKIVGLRDVIAHSYYRLDEDVIWNIATTMMGNLRSVLVQIAGEEHPEELAGGG
- a CDS encoding SCP2 sterol-binding domain-containing protein; the encoded protein is MPIEVFTEEWSRACCEGLNRREAYRTAAAGWEGAIVLVMGADPAQGVEADRSVFIDAHQGACRGARLAADGEVETAPFVFRADVATWKRLLGGEVDPVAAVMQGKLRLVRGGLFTVARYAGAAREMIAAAAEVGGTFPEPRPSASDATEAGPVPSPS
- a CDS encoding aspartate aminotransferase family protein; amino-acid sequence: MTDAPAMLGTLLPDVRVPPPGPESRRLGGELARVESPNVTYLADDFPVFWAEARGANVRDVDGNVYVDLTAAFAVAGPGHAHPRIVAAVREQAGRLLHGMGDVHPPAVKVDLLRALAEVAPGGLTRAVLASSGAEAVEAALKTAAVATGRPRVLAFHGSYHGLTYGALSVSGREDFRAPFAAQLPPIAVFAPYPYPYRSPFGRDPNEVGAATLRWVEHLLDAPGTASEGIGAVVVEPIQGRGGDVVPPDGFLPGLRRICDERGLLLVFDEVYTGFGRTGRWFAGEHWGVTPDLLVVGKGMTGGLPFAACIGTEAAMGAWPRSRGEAIHTSTFLGHPLGCAAALASIRVLREERLVERSAGLGARIKARLEEMTADHPRVGEVRGRGMMIGVELVRDRESRIPAPELAGRVVVESLRRGVLTLGGGIHGNVLSLSPPFVLTDEQADAALDVLGGILDEMR
- a CDS encoding GNAT family N-acetyltransferase; the encoded protein is MGAADAEASFAPAAPADEDVVVAMMRELYAHDGLYFDEARARTALARLLADESLGRVWVAWADGEPAGYLVLTLGYSLEFAGRDAFVDELYLREPFRGGGLGRRAIAKAVEACRELGVAALHLEVERANTGAQGFYRRLGFHDHDRYLMTRWIAEHAPRE